A single genomic interval of Agarivorans aestuarii harbors:
- the pilW gene encoding type IV pilus biogenesis/stability protein PilW, whose protein sequence is MKRWLYLFLVVFLVSGCVTETRVNGQEVNNKDKQLNKDAAAKTRISLALRYLEAGDAEQAKRNLELAQELAPNLVDVYIAQAHFYQSVRQPERALEAYKRAKSIAPRNGDVLNNYGVMLCKQKEYDEAEALFKQALANPEYVQVAGTNENAGLCALTAGELDKALDYFTSALAYNIRRPASLLGATEVYLQKNKPEQARLYLQRYDSMAETTAESAFAWVRLESAADNFAEEARWGLTLQQQFPKSEQTKRYIANDY, encoded by the coding sequence ATGAAACGCTGGTTGTACTTGTTTTTGGTGGTATTTTTGGTTTCTGGTTGTGTAACCGAAACCCGTGTAAATGGCCAAGAAGTAAACAATAAAGATAAACAGCTTAATAAAGATGCTGCCGCTAAAACCCGAATTAGCTTGGCCTTACGTTATTTAGAAGCTGGCGATGCAGAGCAAGCAAAACGCAATTTGGAACTAGCGCAAGAGTTAGCGCCCAATCTGGTTGATGTTTACATCGCTCAAGCTCACTTTTACCAAAGTGTTCGCCAGCCAGAGCGAGCCTTAGAGGCTTATAAGCGTGCTAAATCGATAGCCCCGCGCAATGGTGATGTACTTAATAACTACGGCGTGATGCTTTGTAAGCAAAAAGAGTATGACGAAGCCGAGGCGCTATTTAAGCAAGCTTTGGCTAATCCTGAGTACGTTCAGGTTGCGGGTACCAATGAGAACGCGGGTTTATGTGCCTTAACTGCTGGCGAATTAGATAAGGCCTTAGATTACTTTACTAGTGCCTTAGCCTATAACATTCGCCGCCCCGCATCTTTACTCGGAGCCACCGAAGTTTACCTCCAGAAAAATAAACCCGAGCAAGCCCGATTATATCTGCAACGGTATGATAGTATGGCTGAAACTACGGCGGAAAGCGCCTTTGCTTGGGTTCGCTTAGAAAGTGCGGCTGACAACTTTGCTGAAGAAGCGCGTTGGGGCTTAACCTTACAACAGCAGTTCCCTAAATCTGAACAAACAAAACGATACATCGCTAATGACTACTAA
- a CDS encoding RodZ domain-containing protein: MTTKAESEQTELSEDIEVLSPGQMLQEARVAAKLSQSQVAERLKLRLQVIKDIEGDSFDSGLSSTFIKGYLRAYARLLNLSEDLVLSSYTHLHDAHEQRTEMQSFSGRIKQETHDSRLMKFTYLVGLGIVVLLVIWWWQEKGQQVDFSQASPASSESRMLDPTSEPETDVSPEPSVENIKALSSVEAEVADEPSAQPVELVSEPVAEAANEIETQAKVEPQAEPETVTEAVTETASSQPVSQAAEPTVIDSPEPETEVNQATTLTALSMSFENECWVEIRDATGKRLVADIKQPGQSLSVTGPSPYSIVLGTNAGVSVSYGQESIDLSLFKRGKVVRMKIPNN; this comes from the coding sequence ATGACTACTAAAGCCGAATCAGAGCAAACAGAGCTAAGTGAAGACATTGAAGTGCTTAGCCCTGGGCAGATGCTGCAAGAAGCACGTGTTGCCGCCAAGCTAAGTCAATCTCAAGTTGCTGAACGTTTGAAGCTGCGTTTGCAAGTCATCAAAGATATAGAAGGTGATAGCTTCGATAGTGGTCTATCGAGTACTTTTATTAAAGGCTACTTGCGTGCTTATGCTCGCTTGCTAAACCTTTCTGAAGACCTAGTGCTTTCTAGCTATACCCACCTGCACGATGCCCATGAACAACGCACAGAAATGCAGAGCTTTTCTGGGCGGATAAAGCAAGAGACTCATGACAGTCGGCTGATGAAATTCACCTACTTAGTGGGCCTTGGCATTGTTGTTTTGCTGGTTATTTGGTGGTGGCAAGAAAAGGGTCAACAAGTCGATTTTAGTCAGGCTAGCCCCGCTAGTTCAGAAAGCCGAATGCTAGACCCGACCAGTGAGCCTGAAACTGATGTTAGTCCTGAACCCAGTGTTGAAAATATCAAAGCGTTAAGTTCTGTTGAAGCAGAAGTGGCTGATGAGCCTTCCGCACAGCCAGTAGAGCTTGTTTCAGAGCCAGTTGCAGAAGCCGCCAACGAGATTGAAACGCAAGCAAAAGTTGAGCCTCAAGCTGAGCCGGAAACAGTGACTGAAGCTGTAACCGAAACCGCATCGAGTCAGCCTGTTTCTCAAGCTGCCGAGCCCACTGTAATAGACAGCCCAGAGCCTGAAACAGAAGTAAACCAAGCGACTACTTTAACTGCCTTAAGCATGAGCTTCGAAAATGAGTGTTGGGTAGAGATTAGGGATGCCACTGGCAAGCGCCTAGTGGCTGACATCAAACAGCCCGGCCAATCACTCTCTGTAACTGGCCCTTCTCCCTACAGTATCGTGCTTGGCACTAATGCAGGTGTTAGCGTCAGTTACGGACAAGAATCAATCGACTTATCGTTATTTAAGCGCGGTAAAGTTGTGCGAATGAAAATACCAAACAATTAA
- the ispG gene encoding flavodoxin-dependent (E)-4-hydroxy-3-methylbut-2-enyl-diphosphate synthase, whose amino-acid sequence MNQPTPIKRRKSTQIMVGNVPVGGDAPITVQSMTNTRTTDVAATVDQINRIAAVGGDIVRVSVPTMDAAEAFKQIKQQVSIPVVADIHFDYRIALKVAEYGADCLRINPGNIGNEQRIRAVVDAARERNIPIRIGVNGGSLEKDLQEKYGEPTPEALVESAMRHVDILDRLNFDQFKVSVKASDVFLAVGAYQGLASRIDQPLHLGITEAGGLRSGSVKSAVGLGMLLSQGIGDTLRVSLAADPVEEIKVGFDILKSLRIRSRGINFIACPSCSRQEFDVISTVNALEQRLEDIVEPMDVSIIGCVVNGPGEALISDLGITGGNKKSGFYQDGVRQKERFDNDDLVDALEAKIRSRIAIKDITES is encoded by the coding sequence ATGAATCAACCAACTCCAATTAAACGCCGTAAATCAACACAAATTATGGTGGGTAATGTGCCAGTGGGCGGAGACGCGCCTATTACTGTGCAGTCTATGACTAATACTCGTACTACTGATGTTGCTGCAACGGTTGACCAAATAAACCGAATTGCCGCAGTGGGTGGCGATATAGTGCGCGTTTCTGTACCTACCATGGATGCCGCCGAAGCCTTCAAGCAAATTAAGCAGCAGGTATCCATTCCTGTAGTCGCTGATATTCATTTCGATTACCGCATTGCTTTAAAAGTGGCGGAGTATGGCGCCGATTGTTTGCGCATTAACCCAGGTAATATTGGTAACGAGCAGCGCATTCGTGCAGTTGTTGACGCTGCGCGTGAGCGCAACATCCCAATTCGTATTGGTGTGAATGGCGGTTCCTTAGAAAAAGATTTGCAAGAGAAGTACGGAGAACCCACTCCAGAGGCCTTAGTTGAGTCTGCCATGCGTCATGTGGATATACTTGACCGTTTGAATTTTGACCAGTTTAAAGTGAGTGTGAAAGCCTCTGATGTTTTCCTTGCTGTGGGCGCTTATCAAGGTTTGGCTAGTCGAATTGACCAACCTTTGCACCTCGGTATTACGGAAGCTGGCGGTTTACGCAGTGGCTCGGTTAAATCTGCAGTGGGCTTAGGTATGTTATTATCGCAAGGCATCGGCGACACCCTGCGAGTGTCTTTGGCAGCCGATCCGGTAGAAGAGATCAAAGTAGGTTTTGATATTCTAAAATCTCTACGGATCCGCTCTCGTGGAATTAACTTTATCGCCTGCCCAAGCTGTTCTCGCCAAGAGTTTGATGTTATCTCAACAGTTAACGCGCTAGAGCAGCGCTTAGAAGATATTGTTGAGCCCATGGACGTATCTATTATTGGCTGCGTGGTAAATGGCCCGGGTGAAGCGCTAATTTCTGACCTAGGCATTACCGGTGGCAATAAAAAAAGCGGCTTTTACCAAGATGGCGTGCGGCAAAAAGAGCGTTTTGATAACGATGACCTAGTAGATGCACTCGAAGCAAAGATCCGTTCGCGCATCGCTATTAAAGACATCACCGAGAGCTAA
- the hisS gene encoding histidine--tRNA ligase produces the protein MAKQIQAIRGMNDCLPSDTPAWQKVESVIREVVAAYGYNEIRMPIVESTDLFKRSIGEVTDIVEKEMYTFEDRNGDSLTLRPEGTACCVRAGNQAGLLYNQEQRLWYMGPMFRHERPQKGRYRQFHQVGVEAFGIASSDIDAEVIILSSRFWKAFGLEKHVTLQLNSLGSNEARANYRDALIAYLEQHKEALDEDAKRRMYNNPLRVLDSKNPEVQAVLVDAPSLSEYLDQESKDHFEQLCALLDNAGIAYELNPRLVRGLDYYNRTVFEWVTSSLGSQGTVCAGGRYDGLVEQLGGKATPAVGFAMGMERLVLLLETLELLGDLPSSADVYVINAGEGTLGAAFSLAEQLRDALPSVRIMSHCGGGNFKKQFKRADKSGAKVALIIGEDELANQQVTVKYLREDIQQQCIAQSELVALLNTVLV, from the coding sequence GTGGCTAAACAAATACAAGCAATACGTGGCATGAATGATTGCCTACCAAGTGATACTCCCGCTTGGCAGAAGGTAGAATCAGTAATTCGAGAGGTGGTGGCAGCCTACGGTTACAACGAAATAAGAATGCCGATTGTAGAAAGCACTGATTTGTTTAAGCGCTCTATCGGTGAAGTGACCGATATCGTAGAAAAAGAAATGTATACCTTTGAAGATCGCAATGGTGATAGCTTAACCTTGCGACCCGAAGGCACAGCCTGTTGTGTTCGTGCAGGAAACCAAGCAGGTTTGTTGTACAACCAAGAGCAGCGTTTGTGGTATATGGGCCCAATGTTCCGCCATGAGCGTCCACAGAAAGGCCGTTATCGTCAATTCCATCAAGTTGGTGTTGAGGCTTTTGGTATTGCCAGCTCCGATATAGATGCCGAAGTGATTATTTTGTCTTCGCGCTTCTGGAAAGCTTTCGGTCTAGAAAAACACGTTACATTACAGCTTAATAGCTTAGGTTCTAATGAAGCGCGTGCTAATTATCGTGATGCTTTAATTGCTTACTTAGAGCAGCATAAAGAAGCCTTAGACGAAGACGCAAAACGTCGCATGTACAATAACCCATTGCGGGTACTCGATAGCAAGAATCCTGAGGTGCAAGCGGTATTGGTTGATGCACCAAGTTTGAGTGAATACCTCGACCAAGAAAGTAAAGACCACTTCGAGCAGCTATGTGCTCTTTTGGACAATGCTGGCATTGCTTATGAACTAAACCCGCGTTTAGTACGTGGTCTTGATTATTACAATCGCACGGTATTTGAGTGGGTAACCTCAAGCTTAGGCTCTCAAGGCACAGTTTGTGCCGGCGGTCGTTATGATGGTCTAGTAGAGCAACTAGGTGGTAAAGCCACTCCTGCTGTTGGCTTTGCTATGGGCATGGAACGTTTAGTTTTATTGCTTGAAACACTCGAGTTACTGGGTGATTTACCATCAAGTGCCGATGTTTATGTGATCAATGCTGGAGAAGGGACACTTGGCGCAGCATTTTCATTAGCTGAACAATTGCGAGATGCGTTACCCTCTGTTCGGATTATGAGCCACTGTGGTGGTGGAAACTTTAAAAAACAGTTTAAGCGAGCTGACAAGTCAGGCGCTAAAGTGGCCTTAATCATCGGCGAAGATGAATTAGCCAATCAGCAGGTTACTGTTAAGTACCTACGCGAAGATATTCAACAGCAATGCATCGCTCAATCAGAGTTGGTTGCCTTGCTTAATACCGTATTAGTTTAG
- a CDS encoding YfgM family protein, which yields MDIYSTEEQQVQAIKDWWKKNGTSVIGGSVLGLAAVFGWRYFGDYQIEQKEAASDAFQQVVSQLATNNEELTPLANFVAANQGDKNYSVFASLLLAKELVVKEDYAQAQTQLNLALEGAPEELKGMIYTRLARVQAQLAEFDKALASLERVNEPALVATVELIKGDIYLQQGEQDLARQAYQAAVAAGAAEQDPSVNLKLNDLTEVEAANG from the coding sequence GTGGACATTTATTCCACTGAGGAACAGCAAGTTCAAGCCATCAAAGACTGGTGGAAGAAAAACGGAACATCAGTTATTGGCGGTTCGGTACTTGGTTTGGCAGCTGTATTTGGCTGGCGCTACTTTGGCGATTACCAAATTGAGCAAAAAGAAGCGGCTTCAGATGCTTTTCAGCAAGTTGTTAGCCAACTTGCCACTAATAACGAAGAGCTAACTCCACTGGCAAATTTTGTAGCTGCAAACCAAGGTGACAAAAACTATTCAGTATTTGCGTCACTATTGTTAGCTAAAGAATTGGTGGTTAAAGAAGATTACGCTCAAGCGCAAACTCAACTTAACTTAGCCCTAGAAGGTGCACCAGAAGAGCTTAAAGGGATGATTTATACCCGACTAGCTCGGGTGCAAGCGCAACTAGCAGAGTTTGATAAGGCCTTAGCTAGCCTAGAACGAGTGAATGAGCCTGCTCTAGTAGCAACAGTTGAACTGATTAAAGGTGATATCTACTTGCAGCAAGGTGAGCAAGACTTGGCCCGCCAAGCGTATCAAGCTGCAGTAGCCGCTGGTGCTGCTGAGCAAGATCCTAGTGTAAACCTAAAGCTTAATGATTTAACTGAAGTTGAGGCCGCTAATGGTTAA
- the bamB gene encoding outer membrane protein assembly factor BamB: MVKAWRSASLACLLVGLSACSLFNSEEDVVQMAPVPEFENQFTVSKQWETRVGKGVNDYFSALSPVVAYDSVFAAARYGQVQAFDLEGQRLWQQDLSKVESNNRFSGNTPNARISGGLTAAYRRIYLGTENADVFALNAETGEIVWQAEVAGEVLAAPAVEDSLVVVITSNGRLIALDAHSGEQKWDIRIDQPALSLRSKAPPVISNGAIILGRSDGKIGLYLLESGQLLFESKLAQPKGSTEIDRIVDVDSKPALIGSQLYAVAYNGNLVSVNLRSGEEDWKRSYSAYQNLASSGLSLFVTDVSDNVYSIERNNGVEKWTQGALSYRIVTAPAVDGNKVLVGDSEGYLYWLDRETGEFASKMLVDKSGLYVAPVITSDKIILQTRSGKLIALDRS; the protein is encoded by the coding sequence ATGGTTAAAGCTTGGCGTTCAGCTAGCTTAGCTTGTTTGCTCGTTGGTTTGTCGGCGTGTTCTTTGTTCAACTCTGAAGAAGATGTTGTGCAAATGGCGCCAGTACCTGAGTTTGAAAACCAGTTTACGGTGAGCAAGCAGTGGGAAACCCGCGTAGGAAAAGGCGTTAACGATTACTTCTCGGCGCTGTCTCCGGTTGTAGCCTATGACTCAGTGTTTGCTGCAGCCCGTTATGGTCAAGTGCAGGCCTTTGATTTAGAAGGTCAGCGTTTATGGCAACAAGACTTATCAAAGGTTGAGAGCAATAACCGCTTTTCAGGAAATACACCTAATGCACGTATATCGGGTGGTTTAACTGCTGCTTATCGTCGCATTTATTTAGGTACCGAAAATGCGGATGTATTTGCCTTAAATGCCGAGACTGGCGAAATAGTTTGGCAAGCAGAAGTGGCTGGTGAAGTATTGGCTGCCCCTGCTGTTGAAGATAGTTTAGTTGTAGTGATAACCAGCAATGGCCGCCTTATTGCACTTGATGCTCATAGTGGTGAGCAGAAGTGGGATATTAGAATCGATCAGCCTGCATTGTCACTGCGCAGTAAAGCTCCACCTGTTATTTCTAACGGCGCAATTATACTGGGTCGTAGTGATGGTAAAATTGGCCTGTACCTCTTAGAGAGTGGTCAACTGCTGTTTGAAAGCAAATTAGCTCAGCCTAAAGGCTCAACCGAGATTGATCGAATCGTTGACGTTGATAGCAAACCAGCCTTAATTGGTTCTCAGCTTTATGCGGTGGCCTATAACGGAAACTTGGTGTCGGTTAATTTACGTAGCGGTGAAGAAGATTGGAAGCGCAGTTATTCTGCTTATCAAAATCTTGCTTCTTCGGGTTTAAGCTTATTTGTGACCGACGTTAGTGACAATGTGTACAGCATTGAGCGTAATAACGGTGTAGAGAAGTGGACCCAAGGTGCCTTGTCTTATCGTATCGTTACTGCTCCAGCGGTAGACGGAAATAAGGTGCTGGTAGGTGACAGTGAAGGCTATTTATACTGGCTTGATCGTGAAACCGGCGAGTTTGCTAGCAAAATGTTAGTAGATAAAAGCGGCTTATATGTTGCGCCTGTGATAACCTCCGACAAAATTATCCTTCAAACGCGAAGTGGTAAGTTAATTGCGCTAGATCGCAGTTAA
- the der gene encoding ribosome biogenesis GTPase Der: MLPVVALVGRPNVGKSTLFNRLTRSRDALVADFPGLTRDRKYGQAKVAEQEFIVIDTGGIDGDEEGIDAMMAQQSLQAIEEADAVLFLVDARAGMTIADEAIAHHLRKQEKKVFLVANKTDGIDADAACGEFYALALGEVHHIAAAHGRGVNLLLEEALRPFVTEQAENQTEEPELEQADTQEMTESELDELAQKFADLPIKLAIVGRPNVGKSTLTNRILGEDRVVVYDMPGTTRDSIYIPMQREDQDYILIDTAGVRKRGKVTETVEKFSVIKTLKAIEDANVVMLVIDAKDGISDQDLSLLGFVLNAGRALVLAVNKWDGLDNEHKERIKTELDRRLGFIDFARVHFISALHGTGVGHLYESVQEAYASATKRVSTSMLTKIMQMAQDDHQPPLVRGRRVKLRYAHAGGYNPPRIVVHGNQVNSLPDAYKRYLMNYYRKALEIMGTPIRVEFKEGENPFSEKKSKLTLAQERRRKKMQTVSRYKKK; this comes from the coding sequence ATGCTTCCTGTTGTCGCCTTAGTGGGACGCCCAAATGTTGGCAAATCTACATTATTTAATCGCCTTACACGCAGCAGGGACGCGCTAGTAGCTGACTTTCCTGGTCTAACTCGCGACCGCAAATACGGACAAGCTAAAGTGGCGGAACAAGAGTTCATTGTTATTGATACTGGCGGTATTGATGGTGATGAAGAAGGCATTGATGCAATGATGGCCCAGCAATCTTTGCAAGCCATTGAAGAAGCCGATGCAGTGCTATTTTTGGTTGACGCACGTGCTGGGATGACTATTGCTGACGAAGCGATTGCTCACCACTTACGTAAACAAGAAAAGAAAGTTTTCTTAGTTGCTAACAAAACTGATGGTATTGATGCCGATGCTGCCTGTGGTGAATTTTACGCACTGGCCCTTGGTGAAGTTCATCATATTGCAGCGGCACACGGTCGAGGCGTAAACCTACTATTAGAAGAAGCGCTTCGTCCTTTTGTTACCGAGCAGGCAGAAAATCAAACTGAAGAGCCAGAGTTAGAGCAAGCTGATACTCAAGAAATGACTGAGTCTGAGCTAGATGAATTAGCGCAGAAATTTGCCGACTTACCGATTAAGCTGGCAATTGTTGGTCGACCCAACGTAGGCAAGTCTACGCTGACTAACCGGATTTTAGGTGAAGACCGCGTGGTGGTGTACGACATGCCAGGTACCACTCGCGACAGCATTTACATTCCTATGCAGCGAGAAGACCAAGATTACATCTTAATTGACACTGCAGGGGTGCGTAAGCGCGGCAAAGTAACTGAAACCGTCGAGAAGTTTTCAGTGATTAAAACCCTTAAAGCCATTGAAGACGCTAACGTTGTGATGTTAGTTATCGATGCAAAAGACGGTATTTCCGATCAAGACTTAAGCCTACTTGGGTTTGTGCTTAATGCCGGTCGTGCCCTAGTGCTTGCGGTTAATAAATGGGATGGTTTAGATAACGAGCACAAAGAGCGGATAAAAACCGAACTAGATAGACGTTTGGGCTTTATCGACTTTGCTCGGGTTCACTTTATTTCAGCGCTGCATGGAACTGGTGTTGGCCACCTTTATGAATCTGTACAGGAAGCCTACGCAAGTGCTACTAAGCGGGTTTCTACCTCTATGCTAACCAAGATAATGCAGATGGCTCAAGACGACCATCAGCCACCACTAGTGCGCGGTCGTAGGGTTAAATTGCGCTATGCTCATGCTGGCGGTTATAATCCACCCAGAATTGTGGTTCATGGTAATCAGGTAAACTCCTTACCAGATGCCTATAAACGTTATTTGATGAATTATTACCGAAAAGCCCTAGAAATTATGGGCACGCCAATTCGGGTTGAATTTAAAGAAGGCGAAAACCCGTTCTCAGAGAAGAAGTCAAAACTTACTCTAGCGCAAGAACGTCGTCGTAAAAAAATGCAAACTGTAAGCAGGTATAAAAAGAAATAG
- a CDS encoding zinc ribbon domain-containing protein: protein MSIEIACPECDGELQHEHDHWLCGACHHKFLQTVHCDKCDAELEELKACGAVDYFCNSCNELKSKRAVIRRYERLDS from the coding sequence ATGAGTATTGAAATAGCTTGCCCAGAGTGTGATGGTGAATTGCAGCATGAACATGACCATTGGTTATGTGGAGCCTGTCATCATAAGTTTTTGCAGACAGTGCATTGCGATAAGTGTGATGCCGAGCTAGAAGAGCTAAAAGCCTGTGGTGCAGTAGATTACTTTTGTAACAGCTGTAACGAGTTAAAATCTAAGCGAGCTGTTATTCGGCGCTACGAGCGCTTAGACAGCTAA
- a CDS encoding alpha/beta fold hydrolase, with protein sequence MNSLDSTKERELTSVDNREQLIGMIYRAAAEPEYWPDLLEHLYMMPELQNTEEHGHSDPSSAQLSQMLDAVSPQLSMAQNQYSERNQILLEHFNQALNIAKRIYQLEEKNHSLNSLLDHIPVGVILVNAKSEILLTNELAEETLQLGQGLYQRNKNLVTQQSESTDLLNQYVEELSSLGPNESSSRGLPIQIGQETDVQTMVILSPVNHLQNPNLERNASVVVFISPSRPDVELDLAAFADGYNLTPKEARIVNYIAQGMSPPDIADKIFVSYNTVRTQLKSVFKKTNVSSQSELASLVLTGPWGMLSQSSRHFDFTEAHDLNARYFTLPDQRKLCYQEYGSPKGKPVVYCHSILGSRLENFFDDVDLAKHLGLRLISIDRPGFGGSDYCEHYGFVSWSKDLTALLDHLGLEQVQLLGYATGGVYAACCAATIPERISKMTIVSSGDALTYDSDYEATAKLYRMHMKLARDFPSMHRMFTNILDKGLHKDPNKLFKVLARDLEGADVELFESPQFREKFGRYLKESKIQGGNAFSDEVRQVMSPWGFELEDIKVSTQLFHGEQDRHIPLVLAERFTQRAANAKLTVIPEQGHYMIYRQWPEILKSVASN encoded by the coding sequence ATGAATTCATTGGATAGCACCAAGGAGCGAGAGCTAACCAGTGTCGATAACAGGGAACAGTTAATCGGTATGATTTACCGTGCAGCGGCAGAACCTGAATATTGGCCCGATTTGCTTGAGCACCTATACATGATGCCAGAACTTCAAAACACAGAAGAACATGGCCACTCAGACCCCTCTTCGGCACAACTAAGCCAAATGCTCGATGCGGTATCTCCGCAATTGTCTATGGCTCAGAACCAATACTCTGAACGAAACCAGATTTTACTTGAGCACTTTAACCAGGCATTAAATATCGCTAAGCGTATTTACCAGCTTGAAGAAAAAAACCATTCACTTAACTCTTTGCTAGACCACATCCCAGTTGGCGTAATTTTGGTGAATGCAAAAAGTGAAATTTTGCTCACAAACGAACTGGCAGAAGAAACCCTGCAGCTCGGCCAAGGTTTGTACCAGCGCAACAAAAACCTAGTTACCCAGCAAAGTGAATCAACAGACTTGCTCAATCAGTACGTAGAAGAGCTGTCGTCACTGGGGCCGAATGAATCCAGTAGCAGGGGTTTACCGATCCAAATTGGTCAAGAAACAGATGTGCAAACCATGGTAATTCTGAGCCCGGTAAACCATCTGCAAAACCCTAACTTAGAGCGAAATGCCAGTGTGGTGGTGTTTATCTCGCCTTCTCGCCCAGATGTAGAGCTCGATTTAGCCGCATTTGCCGACGGTTACAACTTAACCCCAAAAGAAGCGCGCATTGTTAATTATATTGCGCAAGGCATGTCGCCTCCCGATATTGCTGACAAAATTTTTGTTAGTTACAACACGGTGCGCACTCAGCTTAAATCAGTGTTCAAGAAAACCAATGTGAGTAGCCAGAGCGAATTAGCCAGTTTGGTGCTAACCGGGCCCTGGGGAATGCTATCGCAAAGTAGCCGTCACTTTGACTTTACCGAAGCTCACGATCTTAACGCACGCTACTTTACTCTGCCCGACCAACGTAAGTTGTGTTACCAAGAATACGGCAGCCCGAAGGGCAAGCCAGTGGTTTATTGCCACAGTATATTGGGTAGTCGCTTAGAGAACTTTTTTGATGATGTTGATTTAGCAAAACACCTAGGCCTGCGTTTAATCAGCATCGATCGTCCCGGTTTCGGAGGCTCTGATTACTGCGAACACTACGGTTTTGTTAGCTGGTCAAAAGACTTAACCGCATTACTCGATCACTTAGGGCTAGAGCAAGTTCAGTTACTTGGCTATGCCACAGGAGGCGTTTATGCCGCCTGCTGCGCAGCAACCATTCCTGAGCGGATCAGCAAGATGACTATTGTTAGTTCGGGTGATGCCCTCACTTACGACAGCGATTACGAGGCAACGGCTAAACTATATCGAATGCACATGAAGTTGGCTCGTGACTTCCCTAGTATGCATCGCATGTTTACTAATATTCTAGATAAGGGACTACACAAAGACCCCAACAAATTATTTAAGGTATTGGCTCGCGATCTAGAAGGTGCCGATGTAGAACTATTTGAGAGCCCACAATTTAGGGAGAAGTTTGGCCGCTATTTAAAAGAATCGAAGATCCAAGGCGGCAATGCCTTTTCTGACGAAGTGCGCCAAGTGATGTCACCTTGGGGCTTTGAGCTAGAAGATATCAAGGTAAGCACTCAGCTCTTTCATGGCGAGCAAGACAGGCATATTCCATTGGTGCTTGCAGAGCGTTTTACCCAACGTGCAGCTAATGCCAAACTTACGGTTATCCCTGAGCAAGGACACTATATGATTTATCGCCAATGGCCTGAAATACTCAAAAGTGTTGCTAGCAACTAA